From the genome of Carassius auratus strain Wakin chromosome 26, ASM336829v1, whole genome shotgun sequence, one region includes:
- the LOC113044699 gene encoding late histone H2A.2.2 gives MSGRGKKLVAAPKSKSSSVSRSTRAGLQFPVGRVARLLRKGNYAPRIGSGASVYLTAVIEYLCAEVLELAGNACRDNKKLRIAPRHIQLAVRNDEELNALLGGVTISEGGVLPNIQAQLLPKKTKAPRDPANPKDVQSQDF, from the coding sequence ATGTCCGGACGCGGTAAGAAGCTGGTCGCTGCGCCGAAGAGCAAGTCCTCCTCCGTGTCGCGTTCGACGCGCGCAGGGCTGCAGTTCCCCGTGGGTCGCGTCGCGCGTCTCCTGCGGAAGGGGAACTACGCGCCGCGCATCGGCTCCGGGGCATCGGTGTACCTGACCGCGGTCATCGAGTATCTGTGCGCGGAGGTGCTGGAGCTGGCGGGCAACGCGTGCCGCGACAACAAGAAGCTGCGCATCGCGCCGCGTCACATCCAGCTCGCGGTGCGCAACGACGAGGAGCTGAACGCGCTGCTGGGCGGCGTCACGATCTCGGAGGGCGGCGTGCTCCCCAACATCCAGGCGCAGCTCCTGCCCAAGAAGACCAAAGCCCCACGGGACCCCGCCAACCCCAAAGACGTCCAGTCCCAGGACTTCTGA